The following is a genomic window from Terriglobales bacterium.
GATTTGGCATCGCCGGCTCCACCATCCAGTTGCCCGCCGTCGGCGGGGGCACGCAACTGGCCAACATCGCTGCTCTTGCCCACATCTTCGGAGCCCCACCCGAGCTCGCCGTCAGTTGCGGCATCATGCTCTGGCTGGTGACCTTTGTCGCCATCGCGCCCGCCGGCTTCCTCCTCGCCCGCCGCGAGCATCTCTCCCTCCGCCAGCTCGAGGAGAAAGTCGAAGAAGAAGCCCGGGAGCAGGTCTGATCTGTGATCTTCGATCTGCGAACGCAGCGACGGTCGGGTTCGCGAGGGAAACGGGCTTCTAGAGTTCTTGCGGCGCCGCCTCTACCGGTGGCGGATAGGCCAGCTTGGCCAGGTCGTCGTGGGTGATGCCAGCAAGCTGCTCGAGCACGGCCTCGGTGAACTCCGAGGTGGAGGCCGTGCCGCCCACGTCGCGGGTGATGTGCTGCTTGGCGCGATAGACCTTCTCCAGCGCCAGGCGGGCGCGGTTGGCGGCCTCGGTTTCGCCCAGGTGGCGCAGCATCAGGATGCCGGATTGCAGCACCGCCGTGGGGTTGGCCATGTCCTTGCCCGCAATGTCGGGGGCGGACCCGTGCACCGCCTCGAACACGGCCGTGTCGGTGCCGATATTGGCTCCCGGCACCAGGCCCAGCCCGCCCACGAAGGCGGAGCACAGGTCGCTGATGATATCGCCGTAGAGGTTCTCCATCACCAGCACGTCGTACTGGTAGGGATTCATCACCAGTTGCATGCAGGTGTTGTCCACGATGTGCTCGCCGTAAGTGATCTCGGGGAATTCCTTGGCCACGGTGCGCGTGCAGCGCAGGAAGAGGCCATCGGAGAGCTTCATGATGTTGGCCTTGTGGATGGCGTGCACCTTGTGCCGCTTCTCCCGGCGGGCGTACTCGAAGGCGAAGCGCGCGATGCGCGTGGACGCCTTCTCGGTGATGATCTTCAGGCTCTCCACCACGCCCGGAACCACCTCGTGCTCGATGCCGGAGTAGAGGCTCTCGGTGTTCTCGCGCACGATGATCAGGTCCACGCCGGGATAGCGCGTGGGGATGCCGGGCAGATTCTGGATGGGACGCAGGTTGGCATATAGGTCGAGCTTCTTGCGCAGGGCCACGTTGATGGAGGCAAAACCGCCGCCGATCGGCGTCGTCACCGGTCCTTTCAACCCGACGCGCGTGCGCCCAATGGAGTCCAGCAGCGCCATGGGCAGGTACTCTTTGTATCTTTCGTAGGCCTCGGCGCCGGCGTGAAACGTCTCCCAGTCGAACTTGACTCCCGTGGCTTCCAGGATCCGCACCGTGGCCGAGGTGACCTCCGGGCCGATGCCGTCGCCGGGAATGAGTGTGACCTTGTGTGCCATAAACGGTTGCGAGTACCGAGCACCGAATTTCGAGCTAGCTATATTTACGTCTTGGCGGCCGTGCGCGGGCGCGCGGCTCCTTCCTTCGACTTCAACAGGTGCTTGAGTTCGGCCATGAACTCCTGCACATCCTTAAAATCCATGTAGACGCTGGCGAAGCGGACGTAAGCGACCTTGTCGATGCGCTTGAGGCGGTTCATGATGAGCTCGCCGATCTCGCTGGCCTTGCGCTCGCGCTCCGGGGAGTCGATGACGAAGCCTTCGGCTTCGTTGACGATCTGC
Proteins encoded in this region:
- a CDS encoding isocitrate dehydrogenase (NAD(+)); protein product: MAHKVTLIPGDGIGPEVTSATVRILEATGVKFDWETFHAGAEAYERYKEYLPMALLDSIGRTRVGLKGPVTTPIGGGFASINVALRKKLDLYANLRPIQNLPGIPTRYPGVDLIIVRENTESLYSGIEHEVVPGVVESLKIITEKASTRIARFAFEYARREKRHKVHAIHKANIMKLSDGLFLRCTRTVAKEFPEITYGEHIVDNTCMQLVMNPYQYDVLVMENLYGDIISDLCSAFVGGLGLVPGANIGTDTAVFEAVHGSAPDIAGKDMANPTAVLQSGILMLRHLGETEAANRARLALEKVYRAKQHITRDVGGTASTSEFTEAVLEQLAGITHDDLAKLAYPPPVEAAPQEL